In the genome of Vespa crabro chromosome 16, iyVesCrab1.2, whole genome shotgun sequence, the window tttttatcgtttaacatatacttataaatatattgcagTTACTAAGTTTTATGTTTGGTTGGTTAACGTTCTACCACCAAGGTCACGAAGTAGCAAAGGATTTTAAACCATACATGACTGAATTACAGTTAAAGATACAAAAGgtttgttatctttatcatatttatatatattttttataaattttaaatatatacatatatttatttattcttttttttttttttttttttttttttttttatttatttatttataaaaaatttattatttgaataataacgTAGTATTATTGCCgcattttttgtttaaaatactTGCaactttattaatcttatGCATTTTAATAAGAGTGATTTTATTGTGTGTATtgtaatattactatttaaaaataactattaaaacagAAAATGTGCTTTAAGAGCACtaacataatatttaacatGTAGTAGTTATTGGTGTGGTATATGCAAATCTTACAAATATGTATTCGTTACATCAGCATGTCATTGctctttaaatatatcattttaaatcaacgtttatcaataatatataatgcgAAGCAAATTAATATGATGCACTAATGTTGGTTATATTTCATTAGTTTTtgcaatttgtttttatttgacattacATGTTCCGAATATAATTAGGATAACAGCATGAAGAATTGCCCACTAATTTTTACTTTATGTGTGCGTATTTTTACAAGACTAGAGAGAATTTTCTTGCCACCCGGGATAAAACCGAGTCActtatgaataaaatgaagGATATGAAAAAGGTATGTGTGTTCTTTGTTATTAAAACGTTCAATATTACAAGCTTTGTATTGGAAGCAATTTTATTATGGATTTgggattatatttttctaaacgtGCATGATAAATGACGTATTGAcgataaaattacatattacCAACCAATTGAAATAGATGAGAGATAATCTATATAAGAAGCAGCATAGcgtacatttattatattatttgtttcttataGTCCGCAGTGGAGACTGGATTGAACAAACTGCATTCTCGTGAaggatatttatttctaatggaaaaaagtaaatttttttatttctataactCGCATAAACATTActgaaaattttatcatatataactaataatgtctatacacacacacacacacacacacatatatatatattttgtaataatatttttaaatattatttcagagGCTTTTGGTACAACATGGACGAAACAATATTGTACATATCAGAAGGATTCAAAAGAATTTACAATGATCCCATACAGTCAACTTACAGGCAAATTTGTAAGTAATATTTCTTAGCAACATGAAGATTTATAcactagaaaatatttaatgaattattatcgtacCATGTTAAACAGAGTAGTAAAGAAACTCTCACACTGGCATCATGTATAAGGCGTATGTCGGATACAATTGAAAAGCGCTTTTGTTTTGATATCACAGCTATCGATAAGTAAGTGATTTGATGTTATCTTGATTTTataaagacgaagaaaaatatatcataagaCTTTTATTTTTAGGCCTAATGTAACATATACATTTCAAGCATTATccgaagaagatagaaaattatGGATGGATGCGATGGATGGCAAAGAACCAGTGAGTCTAAGCAAAATAATCTTTTGATAGATAATTAAGGATAACTTGAGATAATAAATTtgcatataaaatttttaacactTTTAGAGTTATCCTTTAGTAGGAACATCAGttaaaacagaagaaaatattttggaCGAAACAGGATTCATGTTTGTATCTAAATGTATTACAGTCCTGGAAGACAGAGGTAgaatctttttcatattttcttacaattgaattaatattgattgaaattaatattataaataaatacataaatacatgtacacacacacacacacacatatatatatatatatacacatatataatgcCACATACATGatcttaataatttatgagTAAGGGCAATTTTTGTTCAGGTCTAGAAGAACAAGGTTTATATCGAGTCGTTGGTGTTGCCTCTAAAGTAAACAAACTCTTAGCTATGGGTCTCGAcagaagaaaattagaaaaacttTCTTTAGAAGATCGTTTTGAATGGGAAAGTAAAACTATAACCAGTGCattaaaaacatatttacGAACACTTTCCGAACCATTGATGACTTTCCGATACTATAACAGTTTCATTTCAGCTGCGAGTGCGTATAGGTATTCTTTatcatgttattttatttgcaCTTCAATTTAGTAGTGCTATGTTTCTTTGATTAAAGATAAATTCACTAACATATTGCTTTTCTTATGTAAATGCACTTGATATATTATCTTAGTAAGATAGAATATATTGTTTAATCTGCCTAATAGAACACGAAGTGAAAGAAAcacgaataaatgaaatacatGGTCTTGTCTATCGGCTACCAAAGACAAACTTCAATATGCTGACTTTGCTTATACCTCACTTACACAAGTAAAtagattgatttttaattaagccCTATACTtcattatgatttatttttcatttttatcaattttatcttaCAGTGTAGCaaataaaagtgataaaaatttaatgacgGTTGGTAATTTAGCTGTCTGCTTTGGCCCGACATTATTGAGGCCAGAGGAAGAAACAGTGGCCTCTATAAtggatattaaattttacaatattgtAGTAGAGATATTAATTGAAAACTGTGAAGTTATAATTGCCGGGCCTCCACAAGATATTTTACGCACAACACAAATGATACAAAGCATGGTTACACCTACAGTAATGACCGAAGCAGATGAGGGTCCTACTACTTCCGGAAACGGAAATTCTTTGTTAAGATACCCAGTGCATAGTTCTGTTTCGATACCACATACACATGTAAGCTCATTTTCACATATTCATCTTTTAAAGATGATGgaagatatctatatattaatttatttacttttttatttacttagcATGTTACAAGATCTTATTACGATGGGCCTTTAACAATTACGACTAAGTCACCTTCTATAGATGATAGAAAAAATGGTGATTACGAGGACATTGATCCAAGTAGTCATCGTATTCCTGCATTTATAGAGAATCGAAGTGGACGAGTTAAATTAACCAATTCGAATCTTATGTACCATTCAGCGGATAAAGGTTacattcaaattatatattttacgaaatattttatattatttattataataattgatgtctgacatttttataattatttcagtGCTTACCAGTGGTAACACAAGCAGTTCAAGTGAGTCAATTGCATCAGATCCACATCCATTTACAACAAATATACCAGTCAAACAAAAGCGTGGAACTGCTATGTCAACGCATTATCCTGCTAATTATCCACGAAGTAATCCCACAATATCTATGTAAGTAAATTGTTGTttcggaagaaagaaagaaagaaagaaagaaagagaaaaaaaaagaacatctaGTAgtgtgatagaaaaatattaaaaattataattttgtcaGCACCAATACATCTCCAAGTAGTGGTCGTTCGAGTCCTGGCCAAATGCCTGGGATCtggtatataattttaaataagtatttaatatattgcaatatattttaattattttaatttattaataattattatttttttttaggagaGTACGGACATTATATGCCTGTTTGGCTGAAGGCGATGGGGAATTATCATTTGAACCAAATCAAATTATTACAAacggtaacatttttttttaaataaaaataatttctctcataatatatctttgctatttgttgaatttaattattaataaacttaATTGATTACAGTTAAAGCTTCCTTAGAGCCTGGATGGTTAGAAGGCACCTTGAATGGGAAAACAGGACTAGTTCCAAAAAATTATGTTGAACAGTTACCCTGAAGTTAAAGTAACCAAAGAGTGCCTGTGTCGCATGAAATCATATTTACATTCCATATGCACACATATCTGACCGCCGCatgtagatttatatatagcGGATAAGATTTTCAACCAAACTGATATCATATGTGAAACGCATAATCGTGACTATATCTTTCTTTGGGTACAACGTATTGTATGGTTTAATATATGAATCATATTCCTTAGTGTGTGTGCATCTGTGTGCATGATTTGAGCGATATTTTGGCAAtcgcagaaaagaaaaatgatgatcGAGGTGTCGCTGAGGTGTCGTCTAAAATAAGTAATAGAAAGCGAAAGCATGTGCATTGGAAAGTCTAAGCGAAATTGTTATcccgataatatcattttatacaaaaaactAAATTAATTACTTCTATCACACTGAACAGAAGGGAAACTTCCTTACAGTACATagtcaattataattatacatttgtATGTAAACGTACacttatttattagaaaaacttttctctctccccccccctctctctctctctctccaagtAATTATGCTGTATATAAAGTTacgtatagaaaatataatgcaTACACGAAtctataatagaattaataatatatctaatatatataagtaaatttttACTGAAGATATTGCaccaatacatacatatatatatatatatatatataggctaTCCCAAAACTGATAATTAATCTTTGAGAGATTGAAAGGGAAAAATTTAGAGACAGACGAAGTTTCTTTTGTCACTTTTTTCTCCGGTCATTATTTACCTAATTATGCACTACGGTAAAGATAATGCATTACGGTATCCAAATCGTCGTTGGCCATATCTACAGGCATTTACGcgattagatatttatatgcCAACTGAAAATCGCCTAATAGCTATAAGGTATTAGAGGTAAAGTCCCGAAGTATTAATAATCTGAGAATAGAGGAAGATATGCTGGCTGGAAGAGTGGTGGACAACGAGCTGTTGGAAATTCGCAAGAGCTATCAGCATCTCGAAGGCAACAATGAATCGTGTACTTTGATTTTACTTCGTATACTCCTTGTTCGATCAATTTATGCTATGTTATAACGCGCATAAGATTGGTCAACTTAATTGTTAAATAACTTACTATCATTCCcaaattttatcctttttgattttcttgaaGATCAATTATGAGTTTTGGGACACCCTGTACACGTTCGCGGGcgcccacacacacacacatttttagaaatttcttaaaacaatagtctttttttctcaagatTATTTGAATTgctgtattatataatatacaacatAGTATATAGCAATAATCATAATGTGATATGAAGTAAACAAATATaagttgtaattgttattctaTTATGCTTTTAcgaatcataatatttatcatgtacatcaaatgaaatatcataATGTATTATCAATAAGTACTATAAATGATTGTCAAAgagacaaaatatatataaatataaatataaaaacatgtttatttttttataagggTCTTTATTACTAGATCGCCGACTACctaatataactattatttatatatttattaaaactttcTTATATCCTATAATCATATGAATACTAAATTTGTAAATGTTAATGCATTTATACAATATGATGAAAGatgcaaatttttttaattgaaataaatatatatcaaaaatttattcttaattgCTATATTGACCACCAGATAATATATCCAGatttataagattattatgacGTGAAATAGAGCAAAGACAGATAAATGTACTCAAGTAGATtttcttatacatatttatatataagatatttcttatatatatatatatatatacaaacaggtatacatgaatgaataaatcaataaaatgcAGCGATATGGCAAATATGTctaaaaaagataagatatattatcgaataGTCTAATGAAAGTGACAGTTATCATATTAATGTAAGACTTGCAATTGTAGAAATGTACACTTTCATTTATTGTCAAAGATGATTGGATGGTGtacttgtataaaatatattttatattaatattaatttttctttgattatatCATTAGTACAGCCTTTGAATTAGTAAAAGTATTAAGATATAATTGCAGACgcatttatatgtatgcaaATGCATTTAGTTAGAGAATCTATTGgttaattgtattaaatgaATCTTCATTGCTAAACAACCTGCTTTCAAAGCATTCCTTTCTACTCTATTCCATATAATACTCATAAACAAAGCATAACACAGTAATGCAGTCAAAAATAAGCGGCCTATATTAAGACCTATACATATACCTATGGATGTAGTAGTAGAATCTAGTCCCATTGACCAAATTATTGgtataataagtaaaaaaacagCTAGCAAATACCAGAAACACTGATAACGTACAGATATCATGGCAGATTCACATATTCTAATTGCTTCTTGTAAGGATTCTCTTatgtcaatattatcaattttatatatgcctAAGAtcaaaaaacacacacacacacacacacacatatgtatatatataaatgaatataattaatagatcATTACATGTTTGTTACATTTTAAAGTTTGCAACTTACCATTAGTTAATTTCAAACTTGCCATAATAGCCTCGTGATCTGAATaactacaatttttattaggtACTCTTTCAGGAAAAGGTTGTTGATAATTTGTTACGTTAATctaaacataaaaagaaaattataacaaattataatgtcaagtaaattaatatatattagataataataagacacCTTAAAATTTGGCGAacataagtataaaatatggTCTATGCGTTTCCCTTCCGGATACTTTCTTGCAACTCTTGTGCTTGTATAGCTATTTTTGGCACATTCATTGGTCCCAATATTACTGAAGTTATTTGAGCAAGCATCTACTAATCCAGCAACGCCGCATATAATTCTATAAGCTAAATCTTGTGGCTCGGCATTAAGATCACCACCTAATATCACAGCATCTGAGCCACCGCTTGTCATTCTAATAAATTGTGCTGTATCAAATGCTTGCAAAACTCTATGCGATGCGTACTCATCgtgttctttattatattctgcATGTAACTGTGATTCGCATCATTTCACATTcacacataaaaaaatattctcttaacTTAACCTTGTTTTCATTTAcaacatttctattttatataaattataaatttattaatttggaaaaatgaaaatacaagACTTACGTGTGCAGCATAAATATTGACATTGAtatcttcaatttttattttacaaaggcCAACACCTTTACCACCAAACCAATCACCATGATGTATTTTGTGAAAATAGCCGTTTAAAGGCCACCTATGAAACATTACATCTTCAATACAATATTTAGAGAAGATACAAACCCCAGATCCTAGAACAccactaaaaataataaataaagcatATTTACagtgaaattataaaataagcattgataattataaagagtgatttcaaaatattcattCTACCTAACGTGCTTCgttaacatatattatacattgaaaatatGAACGGTCAAActttaattctaatatatttgtCATATACCTATGGAAATAATGCGAATACGGAAGTTTTTCTTGTACTTTAGTtctaatcattttaaaatcatcAATAGACCAAACTTCttgtaacgatattatatcgtattCTTCAGTAGAAAGCTTTTCGGCGATCGCTTCCATacgaatttttctattttttgaaATGTACGGAATACCcctaaagaaaaatcaaatatgtCAGATTTTACAAACAAGTAAGAAGGACACAAATTgctaacattattttattttatttgatcacaataataaacataaacttGCCAACAATTCAATGttagaaaattgataatagCCTCGTGTGACatcattgaaaaatgatatgaaaaaaattataattataacctCCAATAcgttacaaatataatttcactAGTGACAactttattagtattgttcAATATGGTCATGCCACATCATCactttttcatcatttttatattggcCATAAACTACTGTATTTTAACATCATCACATACATTCAcctaaataatttcaataatgtagacaattgattattttattctgcTGAAATATTGCGAGACCAGACGACCTCGACGCAATCCGATTGGCTGTCCGTAGGCGCCATAATGGTAAAATATTTCGACccctattattatgattattgttatggctacTGTTTACATCGGCCAAATGGAGCAACGTGACTGGTCGAAACCTTaccgttattgttaatgaaaGTGAATGTAGCCAATGTTATCGCGTCACTATTTCCATTCTCTAAACTTACGTGTGACCAATCAATTTCTTTGCATAATATAGgccaaaataaataagaaccaattatatttcaagaaattatcgagatattttcattgaCATTTCTAAccgaattgtttttatttaaaattacaaaataaaatgagttagtaaatttcaattattacacaaatatatttctcACGGATGCATCAAATGCATAGgcatatctataaataaaatctaatagaTACATAGAAAGTGTGGCTTGTGAAAGACATTTCATTGTGTTCTATGATGAAATACGTGAAACGGTGTGTATGTTTTACATGCAATACAATTGTTAATATATCGAACgatgcaaaaaatattttatattatttgtgattgcagtgaaataaatttacttgAAGATGTAGAAAGTtagttaatttttatcgaaattaaaaaattccagAAGATTCGAATTGATACTGATTAAATAGAGCGAACCAAAGTCATCTCCCTTTTTTCATCCCCACCATTTGGGCGGTGCTATGGGGGAAATCTTTGTATGCACAATTTGTGTTAAAGTATCTCAAGTTTTTTAAACTATTTAAACGAGGTTTCCTTACGAGTTTCGTTATTTTGtggtgatatttttatatagtgtgtgtgtgtgcgtgcgtgcgtgcgtgcgtgcgcccgcgtgtgtataaataaaaaatttaaaagctATGCTTTGATATAAATGTGTTGTTTACAGCATAAAATAAtccaaaaataatgaataaatttattttatttcatacttataatatcattgtttGATTAAACATTTTACTTTGCGAAGACTATGAggatttaattattgttaataataagagagaaatCATGGCTACCGATAAAGTAACTTTGGGTGATGCTCTTTCTAATGTCGACGTACTCGACGAGTTTACTTTGCCAGATGAACAACCTTGCATCGAAGCTCAACCATGCTCTGTTGTTTACCAAGCAAATTTTGATACCAATTTTGAAGATAGAAATGGTTTTGTTACCGGTATTGCCAAATATATTGAAGAGGCTACTGTTCATGCTAGTTTGGTAAGAATGACATACTTGTTAACTTATTTTTCTTGagtaacaaaacaaaacaaattgtattagaaaaaataatcaatattttatagaatgaACTGTTAGAAGAAGGATTAGAACATGCCGTTATGTTATACACATGGAGATGTTGTTCACGTGCTATTCCACAACCAAAATCAAACGAACAACCAAATAGAgttgaaatttatgaaaaaacaGTAGAAGTGCTTGCACCTGAagttaataaattgttaaattttatgtatttcCAAGTATGccatttatcaaaatatttaattctaatcTCTATTACTAAAGGACCGATCTATTTACTAAATGTACAATACTTTTATTTAGCGGAAAGCTATAGAAAGATTTTCAGGAGAGGTGAAGCGTTTATGTCAtcatgagaaaagaaaagatttcgtATCTGAAGCATATTTGCTGACTTTGGGAAAGTTCATAAATATGTTTGCTGTCTTGgatgaattgaaaaatatgaagtCTAGCGTCAAAAATGATTACTCTACGTATAGgaggtaaataaattttccacctctttattcatgtatatacatacacacacacacacacacacacacatatatatatatataaacacatctTTTTTACAGAGCTGCGCAATTTCTAAAAGTCATGTCTGATTCTCAAACGCTTCAAGAATCTCAAAATTTGTCAATGTTCTTGGCAACACAAAACAAGATACGTGATActgtgaaagaaaatttagaaaaaatccCAGGTTATGAAGAGCTACTAGCTGACGTTGtaaatatatgtgtttatatgtTTGAAACTAAAATGTATCTTACTCCAAACGAGAAACATATGCTAGTCAAAGTTATGGGATTTGGTTTATTCCTGATGGATAGTGAATTGTGCAACATAAACAAATtagatcaaaagaaaaaattaaagttagatagaattgatagaatatttaaaaatttggaAGTAGTACCATTATTCGGTGATATGCAGATTGCGccgtttaattatattaaacgttCAAAACATTTTGATGCTTCTAAGTGgccactttcttcttcttcaaataatataagtcCACAAGCTGACCTTATGGTTCATCTGCCTCAAATTAGAGACGatcatgtaaaatatataagcgAATTAGCAAggtataatacatttaatcaTAACAGTCTTTAAAGTATATTTCTCGTTTTAATAATCCTAgcgtattaattttcttttctttttacctccATTGTATGGATGTAGATATAGTAACGAAGTAACTACGACCTACAAAGAATGTGGTAGTGACGTGGAAAATCGTGACACTGCAGAATTAGCTTTACGTGGATTACAATTACTTTCTCAATGGACAAGTGTTGTAACAGAACTTTATAGTTGGAAACTGCTTCATCCGACGGATCATCATATGAATAAAGAGTGTCCTCAAGAAGCAGAAGAATATGAAAGAGTAAGTTTTatctttcccctttctttttgatttaatattatcaaaataaaaaataaatcttctaTTAGGCCACACGCTATAATTATAccgatgaagaaaaatttgcTCTTATTGAAGTCATTGCAATGATTAAAGGATTACAAGTATTAATGGCACGCATGGAGACAGTATTTATTGATGCAATACGTCGGAATATTTATGCAGAGTTACAAGATTTTGTACAACTTGCTTTACGTGAGCCCCTAAGGAAggctataaaaaataaaaaggatcttATTCGAAGGtttgcaatttttttaatgCTGTTTTTAAAGAACAATAATCACTTAGTAacttaacaatattttatattagcatagttttattataagcaaatgcaaataaaaaatttttttccttttagcATAATTGTTTCTGTGAGAGAAACTTGCGCTGATTGGCATTTTGGAGTTGAACCATTAGGAGATCCTGCtttaaaggggaaaaaagatcCAGATAATGGATTTGGTATTAAAGTCCCACGAAGGAATGTTGGTTAGTTccaatcaaaataataatcaatattgtAATCATTATCATATCTTGAGTTTCTTGAATTACTTGATTATTTTCATCCAGGCCCTTCCTCGACGCAACTCTATATGGTTCGTACTATGTTGGAATCATTAATTGCTGATAAGAGTGGTGGAAAACGTACATTGAGAAAGGATATTGATGGACAATATCTTGTACAAATTGATCAGTTTCATAAAACCAGTTTTTATTGGAGTTATCTTTTGAATTTTAGCGGTACGTATATTctgtcaaatataaaaaaaaataatgtaataatatttatatatttctttctagaaTCGTTACAAAATTGTTGCGACTTGTCACAATTATGGTATagagaattttatttagaaatgacTATGGGCCGAAAAATACAGGTGAACATGTtgcttatttataaattaacttAATATTAAATGACTTTATTCTTCAATCATTTGAATGAActtgagaaaaattataataggctttaacatataattttttatttacaaatggtaaataaaatatatatgcatataaaattaaacgttTTTTTGACGTACGTtctcataatatataattattctttaataattagaaatgtCAAGTACGTCATCAGCATAATGAGGAATGCAGCGATTTAATTACAATGGAGAAACGAATTCAAGTATTTTATCTGCTatcacaaataatattatcttattctAATATCCTATGCTAAagttaacgttataattatattctttattatagtttccaATTGAAATGTCCATGCCTTGGATATTGACTGATCATATATTAAGAAGCAAGGAGCCATCAATGATGgagtatgtaaaaatattatagacaTATTAATTGGATATGCAAAATACTTGattaatcatttcatttttatatcttttaggTATGTTCTATATCCCTTGGATCTCTACAATGATAGTGCATTGTATGCATTAACTATATTTCGAAAACAATTTCTTTACGATGAAGTCGAGGCTGAAGTTAATTTATGTTTCGATCagtttgtttataaattaagCGAACAAATTTTCGCTCATTATAAACAGTTAGCTGCTAgtattttattagataaacGATTTAGAGTAGAATGCGTAGCTTTAGGAGCATATTTACTTTCTTATCCTCGTGCTAATAGATATGAAACTTTATTAAAACAACGACACGTTCAATTATTGGGAAGAAgcattgatttaaataaactAATCACCCAACGTATCAATGCTGACATGCAAAAATCCTTAGATTTAGCGATTAGTAAATTTGAATCTGGAGATATTACAGGAGTAGTGGTAAGTTGAAAAGATTACTGcgccttaatattatttttgtaacgAGCTAAAGTTCatgcatttatatttactttataaaacaaatacatacgtgtgtatgttatgtgtatgcatatctatctatgtgtatgtatatgtatgtatgtatatatatatatatatacacacacacacacgcaggAACTAGAAGGATTACTACAAGTCAATCGGCTTACTCATAAACTACTAAGCAAATGGCTTGCACTTGATGAATACGATGCTATGTTCAGAGAAGCAAATCATAATGTTCTTGCTCCGTATGGAAGAATAACACTCCATGTATTTTGGGAATTGAATTATGACTTTTTACcaaattattgttacaatgCTGCAACGAATAGGTAAAATAAATcttctaaattatttctttactaaTAACGACTAATTTTTTggattcattgaaaatttctttgaagGTTCGTCAAGTGCCGTGGTCTTCAATTTGTACAACCAGTACATAGAGATAAACCGCCACAAATGTCTCATCATTATCTCTGGGGTAGCAAGCAATTAAATTTAGCATATAGTACCCAATATGGGCAGTATTCTGGATTCGTTGGGCCATATCATTTCCgtactatgtgtaaattatTAGGGTATCAAGGTATAGCAGTAGTTATGGAGGAACTTTTAAAAATAGTTAAGTCGTTAATTCAAGGAAGCTTGCATCAGTTCACTAAAACTTTAATGGAAGCTATGCCAAAAGTTTGTAAGCTTCCTCGTTACGATTATGGATCTCCTGGGGTATTGGGATATTATCATGCTCAGTTAAACGACATCGTACAATATCCTGATGCGAAAAcagaattatttcataattttcgaGAATTCGGTAATAccattttattttgtcttcTAATGGAGCAAGCACTTTCGCAAGAAGAAGTTTGCGATTTATTACATGCAGCACCATTCCAAAATATATTACCTAGACCTTATTGTAAAGGTACAATTATTTACTCGAacaatatgattttattattcgaataaaagtatataataatttctcttaatGGGTGAAATTTCAGAGGGTGAGAAACCTGAAACCAAACAAAAGCGACTTGAAGCCAAATATGCAGCGTTACAGATTGTACCTAATGTAGATAAATTGGGTACTGCTaaggtaattaataatactgaatgaattaataattatgaaatcgTACATAACTTTTATTtgccatttatttttctagcaAGCGATGATTGCTAGAGAAGGAGACCTGTTAACGAGAGAACGGCTTTGTTGTG includes:
- the LOC124429756 gene encoding putative neutral sphingomyelinase, which encodes MMSHEAIINFLTLNCWGIPYISKNRKIRMEAIAEKLSTEEYDIISLQEVWSIDDFKMIRTKVQEKLPYSHYFHSGVLGSGVCIFSKYCIEDVMFHRWPLNGYFHKIHHGDWFGGKGVGLCKIKIEDINVNIYAAHLHAEYNKEHDEYASHRVLQAFDTAQFIRMTSGGSDAVILGGDLNAEPQDLAYRIICGVAGLVDACSNNFSNIGTNECAKNSYTSTRVARKYPEGKRIDHILYLCSPNFKINVTNYQQPFPERVPNKNCSYSDHEAIMASLKLTNGIYKIDNIDIRESLQEAIRICESAMISVRYQCFWYLLAVFLLIIPIIWSMGLDSTTTSIGICIGLNIGRLFLTALLCYALFMSIIWNRVERNALKAGCLAMKIHLIQLTNRFSN
- the LOC124429856 gene encoding cytoplasmic FMR1-interacting protein translates to MATDKVTLGDALSNVDVLDEFTLPDEQPCIEAQPCSVVYQANFDTNFEDRNGFVTGIAKYIEEATVHASLNELLEEGLEHAVMLYTWRCCSRAIPQPKSNEQPNRVEIYEKTVEVLAPEVNKLLNFMYFQRKAIERFSGEVKRLCHHEKRKDFVSEAYLLTLGKFINMFAVLDELKNMKSSVKNDYSTYRRAAQFLKVMSDSQTLQESQNLSMFLATQNKIRDTVKENLEKIPGYEELLADVVNICVYMFETKMYLTPNEKHMLVKVMGFGLFLMDSELCNINKLDQKKKLKLDRIDRIFKNLEVVPLFGDMQIAPFNYIKRSKHFDASKWPLSSSSNNISPQADLMVHLPQIRDDHVKYISELARYSNEVTTTYKECGSDVENRDTAELALRGLQLLSQWTSVVTELYSWKLLHPTDHHMNKECPQEAEEYERATRYNYTDEEKFALIEVIAMIKGLQVLMARMETVFIDAIRRNIYAELQDFVQLALREPLRKAIKNKKDLIRSIIVSVRETCADWHFGVEPLGDPALKGKKDPDNGFGIKVPRRNVGPSSTQLYMVRTMLESLIADKSGGKRTLRKDIDGQYLVQIDQFHKTSFYWSYLLNFSESLQNCCDLSQLWYREFYLEMTMGRKIQKCQVRHQHNEECSDLITMEKRIQFPIEMSMPWILTDHILRSKEPSMMEYVLYPLDLYNDSALYALTIFRKQFLYDEVEAEVNLCFDQFVYKLSEQIFAHYKQLAASILLDKRFRVECVALGAYLLSYPRANRYETLLKQRHVQLLGRSIDLNKLITQRINADMQKSLDLAISKFESGDITGVVELEGLLQVNRLTHKLLSKWLALDEYDAMFREANHNVLAPYGRITLHVFWELNYDFLPNYCYNAATNRFVKCRGLQFVQPVHRDKPPQMSHHYLWGSKQLNLAYSTQYGQYSGFVGPYHFRTMCKLLGYQGIAVVMEELLKIVKSLIQGSLHQFTKTLMEAMPKVCKLPRYDYGSPGVLGYYHAQLNDIVQYPDAKTELFHNFREFGNTILFCLLMEQALSQEEVCDLLHAAPFQNILPRPYCKEGEKPETKQKRLEAKYAALQIVPNVDKLGTAKQAMIAREGDLLTRERLCCGLSIFEIVLSRLRSFLDDPIWVGPPPANGVMNVDECTEFHRLWSALQFVYCIPVGDTEFTVEELFGEGLHWAGCAMIVLLGQQRRFEALDFCYHILRVQRVDGKDENVKGIRLKRMVDRIRRFQVLNSQIFAVLNKYLKSGDSDATSVEHVRCFPPPIHPSLAHAQQHYHAPEYLRQMNHQ